One genomic window of Deinococcus radiopugnans ATCC 19172 includes the following:
- a CDS encoding ABC transporter ATP-binding protein yields MTQKGETLLEVRHLEKYFPIRGGLLSRVVGNVKAVNDISFKLGRGEVVGLVGESGSGKTTAGRAILRLIEPTGGEVIFNGTDVTKLSKSQMRDYRREMQIIFQDPFASLNPRMTVSDIIGEAMQIHNLNPGKGRIDRIAELLQKVGLRPEHMRRYPHEFSGGQRQRIGIARALAVDPLFIVADEPVSALDVSIQAQVVNLLQDLQEELGLTVLFIAHDLAVVEYICDRIIVMYLGRIMEIAPSHELNNNPKHPYTEALLSAAPVPDPTIKRQRIILEGDIPSPINPPSGCVFRTRCRYAIDDCAKVVPELRE; encoded by the coding sequence ATGACCCAGAAGGGCGAAACCCTGCTGGAAGTGCGCCACCTGGAAAAATACTTTCCCATTCGCGGCGGCTTGCTGTCGCGCGTGGTGGGCAACGTCAAGGCCGTCAACGACATCAGCTTCAAGCTGGGACGCGGCGAGGTGGTGGGGCTGGTGGGCGAGTCCGGCTCCGGCAAGACCACGGCGGGCCGCGCGATTCTGAGATTGATCGAACCCACCGGCGGCGAGGTGATCTTCAACGGCACCGACGTGACCAAGCTGTCCAAGAGCCAGATGCGCGACTACCGCCGCGAGATGCAGATCATCTTCCAGGACCCGTTCGCGTCGCTGAACCCGCGTATGACGGTCTCGGACATTATCGGTGAGGCCATGCAGATTCACAACCTCAATCCGGGCAAGGGCCGGATTGACCGCATCGCCGAGTTGCTGCAGAAGGTGGGCTTGCGGCCCGAACACATGCGCCGCTACCCGCACGAGTTCTCGGGCGGGCAGCGCCAGCGCATCGGGATTGCGCGCGCGCTGGCGGTGGACCCGCTGTTCATCGTGGCCGATGAACCGGTCTCGGCGCTGGACGTCTCGATTCAGGCGCAGGTGGTCAACCTGTTGCAGGACCTGCAAGAGGAACTGGGCCTGACCGTGCTGTTTATCGCGCACGACCTGGCGGTGGTGGAATACATCTGTGACCGCATCATCGTGATGTACCTGGGGCGCATCATGGAGATTGCGCCCAGCCATGAGCTGAACAACAACCCCAAGCACCCCTACACCGAGGCGCTGCTGTCGGCGGCGCCGGTGCCGGACCCCACCATCAAGCGCCAGCGCATCATTCTGGAAGGGGACATTCCCAGCCCGATCAACCCGCCGTCGGGCTGCGTGTTCCGCACGCGCTGCCGGTATGCCATCGACGACTGCGCCAAGGTGGTGCCCGAACTGCGCGAGAT